One stretch of Rhodoflexus caldus DNA includes these proteins:
- a CDS encoding caspase family protein, whose protein sequence is MPETRGRYRQEKPNLFSFSQKGKNYLFVVGVNKYVHFRQLTNAVKDARDLIDVLTANYHFEPENIVTLFDEAATRKNIFDKFEYFANKLEKGDNLVIYFSGHGYLNTRTNIGYWIPLTL, encoded by the coding sequence ATGCCGGAAACGAGAGGGAGATACAGGCAAGAAAAACCCAACCTATTTTCTTTTAGCCAAAAGGGCAAAAACTATCTTTTTGTGGTTGGCGTTAATAAATATGTGCACTTTCGCCAACTGACCAATGCCGTGAAAGATGCACGCGACCTGATTGACGTACTGACTGCTAATTATCACTTTGAGCCGGAAAACATTGTTACGCTTTTTGATGAGGCCGCCACAAGGAAAAATATTTTTGACAAGTTTGAATACTTTGCCAATAAGTTAGAAAAAGGGGACAATCTGGTTATTTATTTTTCCGGGCACGGCTATCTGAATACCCGAACCAACATTGGCTATTGGATACCCCTGACCCTGTGA
- a CDS encoding Uma2 family endonuclease, translated as MEIQTAPISPEAYLAQEAQADFKSEYHAGQTVAMAGAQEPHNRIVSNILGELYACLKGKKCQVYPSDLLIKLPQCDKYVYADITVVCDKVVLENLPQKGLDVLLNPHIVIEVLSESTAVYDRTDKLKCYLKLASLKQYVLVDSTQTEVVTYTRTDTNDWLMHTETDISAQVQIGDCLIALADIYRKNVE; from the coding sequence ATGGAAATACAAACAGCCCCAATCTCACCCGAAGCCTACTTAGCCCAAGAAGCCCAAGCCGACTTCAAAAGCGAATACCACGCAGGGCAAACTGTGGCAATGGCAGGCGCGCAAGAACCTCACAACCGAATTGTGAGTAATATTTTAGGTGAGTTGTATGCTTGCTTGAAAGGCAAAAAATGCCAAGTCTATCCAAGCGATTTGCTCATCAAATTGCCCCAGTGCGATAAGTACGTCTATGCCGACATCACGGTGGTATGCGATAAGGTCGTGCTGGAAAATTTGCCGCAAAAAGGTTTGGACGTGTTGCTCAATCCGCATATTGTCATAGAGGTGCTCTCGGAAAGTACTGCCGTTTACGACCGCACGGACAAGCTGAAGTGCTACCTCAAACTTGCTTCACTCAAACAATACGTATTGGTGGACAGCACCCAAACAGAGGTAGTAACCTATACCCGCACCGATACGAACGATTGGCTGATGCACACGGAAACCGACATCAGCGCACAGGTGCAAATCGGCGATTGCCTGATTGCCCTTGCAGATATTTACCGCAAAAATGTTGAGTAA